One Babylonia areolata isolate BAREFJ2019XMU chromosome 20, ASM4173473v1, whole genome shotgun sequence DNA segment encodes these proteins:
- the LOC143295236 gene encoding uncharacterized protein LOC143295236: protein MLASVVFAATVVMMTLTSGGVVVSSTQAVAVTAEVPVRCPFLFEERAGKCVHRKEVEEAVAASRHKRQAVPKQECPKCVAGIFEVYPKWDDCSKLHYCFNGHNILLDCRQFNATFFNPVSKACEISARPDNICLYRASTVLLA from the exons ATGTTGGCTTCTGTTGTGTTTGCCGCTACAGTCG TGATGATGACGCTGACCAGCGGGGGAGTGGTGGTCAGCTCCACACAGGCTGTGGCTGTCACCGCTGAGGTGCCCGTGCGCTGTCCTTTCCTGTTTGAGGAGAGAGCCGGCAAGTGCGTTCACAGAAAGG AGGTGGAGGAAGCTGTTGCAGCAAGCCGCCACAAACGCCAAGCAGTGCCCAAGCAAG agtGTCCGAAGTGCGTGGCTGGCATCTTCGAGGTGTACCCCAAGTGGGACGACTGCAGCAAGCTGCACTACTGCTTCAACGGCCACAACATTCTGCTGGACTGCAGGCAGTTCAACGCCACGTTCTTCAACCCTGTCTCCAAGGCCTGCGAGATCTCCGCCCGACCCGACAACATCTGTCTGTACAGGGCGTCTACGGTCCTTCTGGCATAG